A DNA window from Vicinamibacterales bacterium contains the following coding sequences:
- a CDS encoding DUF3761 domain-containing protein produces the protein MAFGVPLLAQKPANAPATATAQCTDGTFSTAKTEQNACSKHGGVKTWFGPAAAAVKDTKKGATETKNADKTAAKTIETSKAAAATSTGAATGAGPKGSTGQCTDGSYTKAKTQTGACSQHGGVKTWFAAATAAAGAAAAPAAGVAPAPAVTPKAPPVTPKSVPVAPASGDKAAVAGKAAAAATQTPAVAKPGDAPADATGKCKDGTFTSSKTHSGACSHHGGVAEWFK, from the coding sequence ATGGCATTCGGGGTCCCGCTGCTCGCACAGAAACCCGCCAACGCGCCGGCGACCGCCACGGCACAATGCACGGATGGCACCTTCTCGACAGCCAAAACCGAGCAGAACGCGTGCTCGAAGCACGGCGGGGTAAAGACGTGGTTCGGCCCAGCGGCGGCTGCGGTCAAGGACACGAAGAAGGGGGCCACCGAGACGAAGAACGCCGACAAGACGGCGGCCAAGACGATCGAGACGTCGAAGGCCGCGGCCGCGACGAGCACCGGCGCCGCGACGGGTGCGGGCCCCAAGGGTTCCACCGGCCAGTGCACCGACGGCAGCTATACCAAGGCGAAGACGCAGACGGGCGCCTGTTCGCAGCACGGCGGCGTCAAGACGTGGTTCGCGGCGGCAACGGCAGCCGCCGGTGCCGCGGCCGCGCCAGCCGCTGGCGTGGCGCCCGCGCCGGCGGTCACGCCGAAGGCCCCGCCGGTGACGCCAAAGTCTGTCCCGGTTGCCCCGGCGTCGGGCGACAAGGCCGCGGTGGCGGGCAAGGCTGCTGCCGCCGCGACCCAGACGCCAGCGGTCGCGAAGCCGGGCGACGCGCCCGCCGACGCCACCGGCAAGTGCAAGGATGGCACGTTCACCAGCTCGAAGACGCACTCCGGCGCCTGCTCGCATCACGGCGGCGTCGCGGAGTGGTTCAAGTAG
- a CDS encoding GNAT family N-acetyltransferase, translating to MTPRRAGIGDEAILRELRLRALTDAPDAFGSTYERELARTVEDWRRWLSPGATFVLDDGQVARGLVACARDATAPAVVNLMAMWVHPMMRGSGAADALVAEVIAWAHAEGARMVRLQVVQGNLRAQRVYERHAFRATGRTCVRERDGVIEVEMERVVETSTGGVTA from the coding sequence GTGACGCCGCGCCGCGCCGGAATTGGTGACGAAGCGATCCTGCGGGAGCTCCGTCTGCGGGCCCTGACCGACGCGCCGGACGCGTTCGGATCCACGTACGAGCGCGAGCTTGCGCGTACGGTCGAGGACTGGCGTCGGTGGCTGTCGCCGGGCGCGACGTTCGTCCTGGACGATGGGCAGGTTGCGCGCGGGCTGGTCGCCTGCGCCCGCGACGCGACAGCCCCGGCCGTCGTCAACCTGATGGCGATGTGGGTGCATCCGATGATGCGCGGATCTGGTGCGGCGGACGCGCTGGTTGCCGAGGTCATCGCGTGGGCACACGCAGAGGGTGCACGCATGGTACGCCTGCAGGTGGTGCAGGGAAATCTGCGCGCTCAGCGCGTTTACGAACGCCACGCCTTTCGGGCCACGGGGCGAACATGCGTGCGCGAACGCGACGGCGTCATCGAAGTCGAGATGGAGCGCGTGGTCGAGACGTCCACGGGCGGCGTCACCGCGTGA
- a CDS encoding PEP-CTERM sorting domain-containing protein: MWTGLDPPFGWDLTGARTSLGGITFSQTGGSFVQPGDPINLSNTLTVSANPFRTGPFEQTVNGVTYSGVFLSGTLNFSATPGTVTSADSVGFDTPFTMDGSLSLFQGDASNPFSPGSLLFTIPVEGRGTASLGLVPRAGMMAGTSVSYAFADPAASPTPEPATLTLLGSGVLVMVDRARRKRR, from the coding sequence GTGTGGACCGGCTTGGATCCGCCATTCGGGTGGGACCTCACCGGCGCCCGGACCTCGCTTGGCGGCATTACGTTCAGCCAGACGGGTGGCAGCTTCGTCCAGCCGGGCGACCCGATCAATCTGAGCAACACGCTCACTGTGTCCGCCAATCCGTTTCGCACCGGGCCGTTCGAGCAGACAGTGAACGGCGTCACCTACAGCGGCGTGTTCCTGTCCGGCACGCTCAATTTCTCCGCAACTCCGGGCACCGTGACGAGTGCGGATTCGGTCGGCTTCGACACGCCGTTCACGATGGACGGATCGCTGTCGTTGTTCCAGGGAGATGCGTCGAATCCGTTTTCACCGGGAAGCCTGCTGTTTACCATTCCCGTCGAGGGCCGCGGTACCGCCTCGCTTGGCCTCGTGCCGCGCGCGGGCATGATGGCCGGTACGTCAGTGAGCTACGCCTTCGCCGACCCAGCCGCGAGTCCCACGCCGGAGCCGGCCACGCTGACGCTGCTCGGCAGCGGCGTGCTCGTGATGGTGGACCGGGCGCGCAGAAAGCGGCGGTGA